In Mixophyes fleayi isolate aMixFle1 chromosome 11, aMixFle1.hap1, whole genome shotgun sequence, one DNA window encodes the following:
- the LOC142107141 gene encoding uncharacterized protein LOC142107141 — protein sequence MKILLLLALLFFTGAQGRYLWQKDEPKHEDSGHTLQKMFQNAVAIVTDVVKNLEYSEIAKEYKIKEKLQAAKHNADEIESVIEDYFDEIWKKGDEELHARFPVFRTNVVPLLEDFDNKLEEELKRIVEEVVPIGSELFAGITKHVKSFLGNMETLAEKARDNVRAEIDVLRSKLQPYVDDVRAEYEKYSKDMTDAVKWKQQVEKKVDELREQAKPYFENLKKQAVPNAEELWKNLDNLIKELYISKKQ from the exons ATGAAGATCCTGCTTTTACTGGCACTGCTGTTCTTTACAG GTGCACAGGGACGCTACCTTTGGCAGAAAGATGAACCTAAACATGAAGATTCTGGGCACACTCTACAGAAAATGTTCCAGAATGCAGTTGCAATTGTAACAGATGTTGTGAAAAACCTGGAGTATTCAGAGATCGCAAAAGA atacAAAATTAAGGAGAAGTTGCAAGCAGCAAAGCACAATGCTGATGAAATAGAGAGTGTGATTGAAGACTACTTTGATGAAATCTGGAAGAAGGGGGATGAAGAACTTCATGCACGATTCCCAGTATTCAGGACAAATGTTGTACCTCTTTTGGAGGACTTTGACAACAAACTCGAAGAAGAGCTGAAGAGAATTGTAGAGGAAGTTGTGCCCATTGGATCAGAGCTTTTTGCTGGAATAACTAAACATGTGAAAAGCTTCTTGGGAAATATGGAAACCCTGGCAGAAAAAGCTCGGGACAATGTGCGTGCTGAGATAGACGTCCTGCGTAGCAAACTGCAGCCCTATGTGGATGACGTCCGAGCAGAGTATGAGAAGTACAGCAAGGATATGACAGACGCTGTGAAGTGGAAGCAGCAGGTGGAAAAAAAAGTGGATGAGCTAAGAGAACAAGCAAAGCCTTATTTTGAGAATCTGAAGAAACAAGCCGTTCCAAATGCTGAAGAGCTTTGGAAAAATCTGGACAATTTGATCAAGGAGCTTTACATCTCCAAGAAACAATAA